In Streptantibioticus cattleyicolor NRRL 8057 = DSM 46488, a genomic segment contains:
- a CDS encoding MBL fold metallo-hydrolase has product MTAPRPYAFGAEPSGARLARIRRSPHFSGDAFVNPPGPVHQPPHGPGWGMLRSQLRKAERIRRRPAAPVPVHPCTLADLAAPPASGLRLTWLGHSSVLAEIDGRRVLFDPVWGERCSPFAFAGPRRMHPVPVPLAELGPLDAVVISHDHYDHLDLPTIRQLLRTDVTFAVPLGVGAHLERWGVPDRRVVELDWHESATLAGLTLTATPARHFCGRAPRNAQRTLWASWVVAGPEHRVFHSGDTGYFPGFADIGHRYGPFDATMIQIGAYSELWADIHMTPEEGLRSHLDLSGGTPAGTLLPIHWGTFNLAQHPWEEPAERTVAAARAHGVRYAVPVPGRPFEPAGPLPTAPWWRAVAAPAPEPRATAAPAPVPVPVREPGTSGGAGIPATGGAPV; this is encoded by the coding sequence GTGACCGCCCCCCGCCCCTACGCCTTCGGCGCCGAACCGTCCGGCGCCCGCCTCGCCCGCATCCGCCGCTCCCCGCACTTCTCCGGCGACGCCTTCGTCAACCCGCCCGGCCCCGTCCACCAGCCCCCGCACGGCCCCGGCTGGGGCATGCTCCGCTCCCAGCTGCGCAAGGCCGAACGGATACGCCGCCGCCCCGCCGCCCCGGTCCCGGTGCACCCCTGCACCCTCGCCGACCTCGCCGCGCCGCCCGCGTCCGGACTGCGGCTGACCTGGCTGGGCCACTCCAGCGTGCTCGCCGAGATCGACGGACGGCGCGTGCTCTTCGACCCGGTGTGGGGCGAGCGCTGTTCCCCGTTCGCCTTCGCCGGGCCGCGCCGGATGCACCCGGTACCGGTGCCGCTCGCCGAACTCGGGCCACTGGACGCCGTGGTGATCTCCCACGACCACTACGACCACCTCGACCTGCCCACCATCCGCCAACTGCTGCGCACCGACGTCACGTTCGCCGTCCCGCTCGGCGTCGGCGCCCATCTGGAACGGTGGGGCGTCCCCGACCGGCGCGTCGTCGAACTGGACTGGCACGAGTCGGCCACCCTCGCCGGGCTCACGCTGACCGCCACCCCCGCCCGCCACTTCTGCGGCCGGGCACCCCGCAACGCCCAGCGCACCCTGTGGGCCTCCTGGGTGGTCGCCGGCCCCGAGCACCGGGTCTTCCACAGCGGCGACACCGGATACTTCCCCGGCTTCGCCGACATCGGCCACCGCTACGGGCCGTTCGACGCCACCATGATCCAGATCGGCGCCTACAGCGAACTGTGGGCCGACATCCACATGACCCCGGAGGAGGGGCTGCGCAGCCACCTCGACCTGTCCGGCGGCACCCCGGCGGGCACCCTGCTCCCCATCCACTGGGGCACCTTCAACCTCGCCCAGCACCCCTGGGAGGAGCCCGCCGAACGCACCGTGGCCGCCGCGCGGGCGCACGGCGTCCGGTACGCCGTCCCCGTCCCCGGCCGCCCCTTCGAACCGGCCGGCCCGCTGCCCACCGCCCCCTGGTGGCGCGCGGTCGCCGCCCCCGCCCCCGAGCCCCGCGCCACCGCCGCGCCGGCCCCCGTCCCCGTTCCCGTCCGGGAGCCGGGTACCTCCGGCGGCGCGGGCATACCGGCGACCGGGGGCGCCCCGGTGTGA
- a CDS encoding alpha/beta fold hydrolase — protein MAHAPRRFRRPRRRLVLSFVAVLAVLTGGAVSFAVAGQPAPVHREDRMLAMPETPGSSRTVRIDTSFFTSGGPGRRPAVLLAHGFGGSKDDMTGQAEQLARSGYAVLTWSARGFGRSTGAIGLDAPDREVADVRRLVDWLGHRPDVQLDGPDDPRVGIAGASYGGAIALLAAGYDKRVDAIAPQITWWNLAESLFPQGARAEPADSGVFKKLWSGIFFTTASAGSPAGPAPSTAPGTGGAAGRTGPGGGAGAPGGAPGTGTTGLAGAVAGSYGGTAAASSCRFTAELCAMYQRVAVEGHADEAAVRLLTRSSPASVGDRIKVPTLLLQGQNDSLFPLGQADEAARAIAANGAPVAVDWTAGGHDGGDPEGARVDARVTAWFDHYLKHTGAATGPAFRVTRAGGIDTTTGDTVLRGATAGRYPGLDGTGRRQLVLIGGPQNVSNPAGGDPPAISALPGVGALSALSSLGQGVSLDFPGQQAVFDTAPLTEPLRMTGSPQVRITVGSDAPDGEAVLFGKVYDVGPDGRASLPHQLAAPLRVTGAGPGGSGNGEGARTVTVTLPAVDHSFAAGHRLRLVFSATDLAYSSPVRPATYRVALAGDAPGLVVPTDPALTTGTPGIPVWVWVLPAVAVAVAAALLLTGRVRRRRSAAAGDPVAPPRPADGDVPLRVSGLAKRYRGAADRYAVRDVSFEVARGQVVGLLGPNGAGKTTTMRMIMGLIRPDAGEIQIFGRPVTAGAPVLSRVGAFVEGSGFLPHLTGRANLDLYWRATGRPAAESHTAEALEIAGLGEALDRPVRTYSQGMRQRLAIAQAMLGLPDLLILDEPTNGLDPPQIREMRAMVTRYAATGRTVIVSSHLLSEVEQSCTHLVVMDKGGLVAAGPVAEITGDGSLLAVGVAGADAGTLTATAAKVAGLAGVAFAQAAEDGLLIRLEGMTVPELLAELLRLEVAVERVGPHRRLEDAFLSLIGGAA, from the coding sequence ATGGCTCACGCCCCGCGCAGATTCCGGCGCCCGCGCCGCCGGCTGGTGCTGTCGTTCGTGGCGGTGCTGGCGGTGCTGACCGGCGGTGCCGTCTCGTTCGCGGTGGCCGGGCAGCCGGCCCCGGTGCACCGGGAGGACCGGATGCTGGCCATGCCGGAGACCCCGGGCAGCTCACGCACGGTGCGGATCGACACGTCCTTCTTCACCTCCGGCGGGCCCGGCCGGCGCCCCGCGGTGCTGCTGGCCCACGGGTTCGGCGGCAGCAAGGACGACATGACCGGCCAGGCCGAGCAGCTGGCCCGGTCCGGGTACGCGGTGCTCACCTGGTCGGCCCGGGGCTTCGGCAGATCCACCGGAGCCATCGGGCTGGACGCCCCCGACCGCGAAGTGGCCGACGTACGGCGGCTGGTGGACTGGCTCGGGCACCGCCCCGACGTCCAGCTGGACGGCCCCGACGACCCTCGGGTCGGCATCGCCGGCGCCTCCTACGGCGGGGCGATCGCGCTGCTGGCCGCCGGGTACGACAAGCGCGTCGACGCCATCGCGCCCCAGATCACCTGGTGGAACCTGGCCGAGTCGCTCTTCCCGCAAGGCGCCCGGGCCGAGCCCGCCGACTCCGGCGTCTTCAAGAAGCTGTGGTCCGGCATCTTCTTCACCACCGCCTCCGCGGGCAGCCCGGCCGGCCCGGCGCCGAGTACGGCCCCGGGTACGGGCGGTGCCGCCGGCCGGACGGGCCCCGGCGGCGGGGCCGGCGCACCCGGCGGCGCACCGGGGACCGGCACCACCGGGCTCGCCGGGGCGGTGGCCGGGTCCTACGGCGGTACGGCGGCGGCCTCCTCCTGCCGGTTCACCGCCGAGCTGTGCGCGATGTACCAGCGGGTCGCCGTGGAGGGCCACGCCGACGAGGCCGCCGTGCGGCTGCTGACCCGGTCCAGCCCGGCCTCCGTGGGCGACCGGATCAAGGTGCCGACCCTCCTCCTCCAGGGGCAGAACGACTCGCTCTTCCCGCTCGGCCAGGCCGACGAGGCGGCCCGCGCCATCGCGGCCAACGGGGCCCCGGTGGCGGTCGACTGGACGGCGGGCGGACACGACGGCGGCGATCCGGAGGGCGCGCGGGTGGACGCCCGGGTCACCGCCTGGTTCGACCACTACCTCAAGCACACCGGCGCGGCCACCGGCCCGGCGTTCCGGGTCACCCGCGCCGGCGGCATCGACACCACCACCGGTGACACCGTGCTGCGCGGCGCGACGGCCGGCCGCTACCCGGGGCTCGACGGCACCGGCCGGCGTCAACTGGTGCTCATCGGCGGCCCGCAGAACGTGTCCAACCCGGCCGGCGGCGACCCGCCCGCCATTTCGGCGCTGCCCGGCGTCGGCGCGCTCTCCGCGCTCTCCTCACTGGGCCAGGGCGTCTCGCTGGACTTCCCGGGCCAGCAGGCCGTCTTCGACACGGCACCGCTGACGGAGCCGCTGCGGATGACCGGTTCGCCCCAGGTGCGGATCACCGTGGGCTCCGACGCCCCGGACGGGGAGGCGGTGCTCTTCGGCAAGGTGTACGACGTCGGTCCGGACGGCCGCGCGAGCCTGCCGCACCAGCTCGCCGCGCCGTTGCGGGTGACCGGCGCGGGGCCGGGCGGGTCCGGGAACGGCGAGGGCGCCCGGACGGTCACCGTCACCCTGCCCGCCGTCGACCACTCCTTCGCCGCCGGTCACCGGCTGCGCCTGGTCTTCTCCGCCACCGATCTCGCCTACTCCTCCCCCGTCCGTCCCGCGACGTACCGGGTCGCGCTCGCCGGGGACGCCCCGGGGCTGGTGGTGCCGACCGATCCGGCGCTGACCACCGGCACTCCGGGGATCCCGGTGTGGGTGTGGGTGCTGCCCGCCGTGGCGGTGGCCGTCGCGGCGGCACTGCTGCTGACCGGACGCGTACGGCGTCGCCGGTCCGCGGCGGCCGGGGACCCCGTGGCGCCGCCCCGACCCGCCGACGGCGACGTGCCGTTGCGGGTCTCCGGGCTCGCCAAGCGCTACCGCGGCGCGGCGGACCGGTACGCGGTAAGGGACGTGTCGTTCGAGGTGGCGCGGGGCCAGGTGGTCGGGTTGCTCGGCCCCAACGGCGCGGGCAAGACGACGACGATGCGCATGATCATGGGGCTGATCCGTCCGGACGCCGGGGAGATCCAGATCTTCGGCCGGCCGGTGACGGCGGGGGCGCCGGTGCTCTCCCGGGTCGGCGCGTTCGTCGAGGGATCCGGCTTCCTGCCCCATCTGACCGGCCGGGCCAACCTCGATCTGTACTGGCGGGCCACCGGCCGCCCGGCAGCGGAGTCCCACACGGCGGAGGCGCTGGAGATCGCCGGGCTCGGGGAGGCGCTCGACCGCCCGGTGCGCACCTACTCGCAGGGCATGCGGCAGCGGCTGGCGATCGCCCAGGCCATGCTGGGCCTGCCCGATCTGCTGATACTCGACGAGCCCACCAACGGGCTCGACCCGCCGCAGATCCGCGAGATGCGGGCGATGGTCACCCGCTACGCGGCCACCGGCCGCACCGTGATCGTCTCCAGCCACCTGCTCTCCGAGGTGGAGCAGAGCTGCACGCATCTGGTGGTGATGGACAAGGGCGGGCTGGTCGCGGCGGGCCCGGTCGCCGAGATCACCGGGGACGGCTCGCTGCTGGCCGTCGGGGTGGCCGGGGCGGACGCCGGCACGCTGACCGCGACCGCCGCCAAGGTCGCCGGGCTCGCCGGAGTGGCCTTCGCACAGGCCGCCGAGGACGGGCTCCTGATCCGGCTGGAGGGGATGACCGTGCCCGAACTCCTCGCGGAGTTGCTGCGGTTGGAGGTCGCCGTGGAGCGGGTGGGTCCGCACCGGCGGCTGGAGGACGCGTTCTTGTCACTGATCGGAGGTGCGGCGTGA
- a CDS encoding DUF2264 domain-containing protein, with the protein MAWPEEDRQRSPFTGWTRAHWEALADRLLAALVPYASPGFAQYRLPGRPSVSGALSDGLEGFARSFLLASFRIAGARGAVEPALLERYARGLAAGTDPAGGERWPPLTARSQPMVEAASIAVGLHETRPWLWDRLDDAVRQRVTDWLAGFVGNRTHDNNWRLFQVVGEEFLASVGGPHRRAEIEAGLDRVEDWYLGDGWYTDGDGRNFDHYAAWAMHLYPLLWARIAGPRADAGRVAAYRSRLRRFLDDYQHFFGADGAPVHQGRSLAYRFAAVAPVWLGALAGATPLPPGRTRRLASGAVRHFWARGVPDGRGLLTPGWYRPFPPVTQSYSGPASPYWAGKAFLGLLLPPEDPVWTAPESPLPVESGDRVTALPVPGWLLHATRADGIVRLLNHGSDHNDPARPEAATDDPHYAKLAYSTSTAPESAEHAWRHRLDGHIALVAADGTPSRRTVVRPLAVRGRRASSWYAARLPGDAADYPVATTSVVHGGWEVRVHRVRAPAGVTVREGGHAVAGDRPPAAVHGDRWALVRRADGLTSVVVGVYGWDGAGVVRHTDANAVGPCSATPWLATGRHPGGHSVHVTLVRLTGEPVDEAGTAAAARGTRVGVSGGEVTVAFADGSRLRV; encoded by the coding sequence GTGGCGTGGCCCGAGGAGGACCGGCAGCGGTCGCCGTTCACGGGGTGGACGAGGGCGCACTGGGAGGCGTTGGCCGACCGGTTGCTGGCGGCGCTGGTGCCGTACGCGTCGCCGGGGTTCGCCCAGTACCGGCTGCCGGGGCGGCCGAGCGTCTCGGGGGCGCTCTCGGACGGGCTGGAGGGGTTCGCCCGGTCGTTCCTGCTGGCCTCGTTCCGGATCGCCGGGGCACGCGGCGCCGTGGAGCCGGCGCTGCTCGAACGGTACGCGAGGGGGCTGGCCGCCGGGACCGATCCGGCGGGCGGTGAGCGGTGGCCGCCGCTGACGGCACGCTCGCAGCCGATGGTGGAGGCCGCCTCGATCGCCGTCGGGCTCCACGAGACCCGTCCGTGGCTGTGGGACCGGCTCGACGACGCCGTCCGGCAGCGCGTCACCGACTGGCTCGCCGGTTTCGTCGGCAACCGGACGCACGACAACAACTGGCGCCTGTTCCAGGTGGTCGGCGAGGAGTTCCTGGCCTCGGTGGGCGGGCCGCACCGGCGGGCGGAGATCGAGGCGGGGCTGGACCGCGTCGAGGACTGGTACCTGGGCGACGGCTGGTACACCGACGGGGACGGCCGCAACTTCGACCACTACGCGGCGTGGGCGATGCATCTGTACCCGCTGTTGTGGGCGCGGATCGCGGGGCCGCGCGCGGATGCGGGGCGGGTGGCGGCGTACCGGTCGCGGCTGCGCCGGTTCCTCGACGACTACCAGCACTTCTTCGGGGCGGACGGGGCGCCGGTGCACCAGGGGCGGTCGCTGGCCTACCGGTTCGCGGCGGTCGCCCCGGTGTGGCTGGGCGCGCTGGCCGGGGCGACGCCGTTGCCGCCGGGGCGCACCCGGCGGCTGGCCTCGGGGGCGGTGCGGCACTTCTGGGCGCGCGGGGTGCCGGACGGGCGCGGGTTGCTGACGCCGGGGTGGTACCGGCCGTTCCCACCGGTGACCCAGTCGTACTCGGGACCGGCCTCGCCGTACTGGGCGGGCAAGGCGTTCCTGGGGCTGCTGCTGCCGCCGGAGGACCCGGTGTGGACGGCGCCGGAGTCGCCGTTGCCGGTCGAATCGGGCGACCGCGTCACCGCGTTGCCGGTGCCGGGGTGGCTGCTGCACGCCACCCGTGCCGACGGCATCGTGCGCCTGCTCAACCACGGCAGCGACCACAACGACCCGGCCCGGCCCGAGGCGGCCACCGACGATCCGCACTACGCCAAGCTGGCCTACTCCACCTCCACCGCGCCGGAGAGCGCCGAACACGCCTGGCGTCACCGTCTCGACGGGCACATCGCGCTGGTGGCCGCCGACGGCACGCCCTCCCGGCGCACCGTGGTGCGTCCGCTGGCGGTGCGCGGCCGCCGGGCCTCGTCCTGGTACGCGGCACGGCTGCCCGGGGACGCGGCCGACTACCCCGTCGCCACCACCTCGGTGGTGCACGGGGGTTGGGAGGTGCGGGTGCACCGGGTGCGGGCGCCGGCCGGGGTGACGGTGCGCGAGGGCGGCCACGCGGTCGCCGGTGACCGGCCGCCCGCCGCCGTCCACGGCGACCGCTGGGCGCTGGTGCGCCGTGCCGACGGGCTGACCAGCGTGGTCGTCGGCGTGTACGGGTGGGACGGCGCCGGGGTGGTACGGCACACCGACGCCAACGCCGTCGGCCCCTGTTCCGCGACCCCCTGGCTGGCCACCGGACGCCACCCCGGCGGGCACAGCGTCCACGTCACCCTGGTACGGCTCACCGGCGAACCCGTGGACGAGGCCGGGACGGCGGCAGCGGCCCGGGGCACCCGCGTGGGAGTCTCCGGCGGGGAGGTGACGGTGGCCTTCGCCGACGGCAGTCGGCTCCGGGTATGA
- a CDS encoding PPOX class F420-dependent oxidoreductase, translated as MTGNDERREALLRLLTEVDGGVLVTLKKDGRPQLSNVNHAYDPDQRLIRVSITDDRAKTRNLRRDPRAAYHVTSADRWSWTVAEGTAELTPVATDPHDDTVRELVDLYRAVRGEHPDWDDFRAAMVRDRRLVLRLPVEHVYGQPAAGPRPAPAKPSGEREGDA; from the coding sequence ATGACGGGAAACGACGAGCGCCGAGAAGCGCTGCTGCGCCTGCTCACCGAAGTCGACGGCGGGGTGCTGGTCACGCTGAAGAAGGACGGCCGCCCCCAACTCTCCAACGTCAACCACGCCTACGACCCCGACCAGCGCCTCATCCGCGTCTCCATCACCGACGACCGGGCCAAGACCCGCAACCTGCGCCGCGACCCCCGCGCCGCCTACCACGTCACCAGCGCCGACCGCTGGTCCTGGACGGTCGCCGAGGGCACCGCCGAGCTGACCCCGGTCGCCACCGACCCGCACGACGACACCGTGCGGGAACTCGTCGACCTCTACCGCGCGGTACGCGGCGAACACCCCGACTGGGACGACTTCCGGGCCGCCATGGTCCGCGACCGCCGCCTGGTGCTCCGGCTCCCCGTCGAGCACGTCTACGGCCAGCCCGCCGCCGGCCCGCGCCCGGCCCCCGCCAAGCCCTCCGGTGAGCGGGAGGGCGACGCGTGA
- a CDS encoding ABC transporter permease, translated as MSGSTVAPGTPESGSAATERGAAGAVGYRAGRTLPFRVEAVRQLLRRRTMVTAAVMVLLPVVVWAAFAIGGTPSGRGNVPSLIAVATSSGPNFAFAVLFVSSGFLLTVPVALFFGDTVAAEAGWSSLRYLLAAPVPRGRLLASKGLVALVFSAVAVVVLPLVALAVGTAAYGWSDLRLPAGGELGAGTAAGRLLVAAVYAFVSQLAVAGVAFWLSTVTDAPLGAVGGAVGTAILSGILDAITALGSLRQFLPTHWQYAWADLLQPGAEWTGMVKGASVSLSFAVVFVALAIRGFRAKDIVS; from the coding sequence GTGAGCGGATCCACGGTCGCGCCGGGCACGCCGGAGTCGGGGTCCGCGGCCACGGAGCGGGGGGCGGCCGGCGCCGTGGGCTACCGGGCGGGGCGCACGCTGCCGTTCCGGGTGGAGGCGGTACGCCAGTTGCTGCGGCGGCGGACGATGGTGACCGCGGCGGTGATGGTGCTGCTGCCGGTGGTGGTGTGGGCGGCGTTCGCCATCGGGGGCACGCCCTCCGGGCGCGGCAACGTGCCCTCGCTGATCGCGGTGGCCACCTCCTCCGGCCCCAACTTCGCCTTCGCGGTGCTCTTCGTCTCCAGCGGCTTTCTGCTGACCGTGCCGGTGGCGCTCTTCTTCGGCGACACGGTGGCGGCGGAGGCGGGCTGGTCGTCGCTGCGGTACCTGCTGGCGGCGCCGGTGCCGCGCGGGCGGCTGCTGGCGAGCAAGGGGCTGGTGGCGCTGGTGTTCAGCGCGGTCGCGGTGGTGGTGCTGCCGTTGGTGGCGCTGGCGGTGGGCACGGCCGCGTACGGCTGGTCCGACCTGCGGTTGCCGGCCGGCGGAGAGCTCGGCGCGGGTACGGCCGCCGGGCGGTTGCTGGTGGCCGCGGTCTACGCGTTCGTCAGCCAGCTCGCCGTCGCCGGGGTGGCGTTCTGGCTCTCCACGGTCACCGACGCCCCGCTCGGCGCGGTGGGCGGCGCGGTGGGCACCGCGATCCTCTCCGGCATCCTGGACGCGATCACCGCGCTGGGCTCGCTGCGCCAATTCCTGCCCACCCACTGGCAGTACGCCTGGGCCGATCTCCTCCAGCCCGGCGCGGAGTGGACGGGGATGGTCAAGGGCGCCTCGGTGTCGCTGTCGTTCGCGGTGGTCTTCGTCGCGCTGGCGATACGTGGCTTCCGGGCCAAGGACATCGTGTCGTGA
- a CDS encoding aldo/keto reductase, producing the protein MSLARLATVPPTGRFGLGLAAVGRPGYINLDRDADLPADRSVPAMRERAHQLLDAAYAQGIRYVDVARSYGRAEEFLADWLADRPHAHDVVIGSKWGYTYTADWRTDAEVHEVKDHTTATYDRQLPETRALLGDRLDLYQVHSVTPDSPALTDRALHERLAALAADGVTVGVSTSGPAQAEAIRAALAVTVDGRRLFGSVQATYNLLEPSAGAALAEAHDAGVTVIVKEAMANGRLAGRDTDDPGTRLLRRIAAEAGATCDTVALAAVAARPWADVVLSGAATVPQLRSNLAAAQVRLRPAWLQQLAALAEPAEVYWRHRSGLPWR; encoded by the coding sequence ATGAGCCTGGCACGACTGGCAACCGTCCCGCCCACCGGCCGATTCGGCCTCGGCCTGGCCGCTGTCGGGCGCCCCGGCTACATCAACCTCGACCGCGACGCCGACCTGCCCGCCGACCGTTCCGTGCCCGCCATGCGCGAACGCGCCCACCAACTGCTGGACGCCGCCTACGCGCAGGGCATCCGCTACGTCGACGTCGCCCGCTCCTACGGCCGCGCCGAGGAGTTCCTCGCCGACTGGCTGGCCGACCGCCCCCACGCCCACGACGTGGTGATCGGCAGCAAATGGGGCTACACCTACACCGCCGACTGGCGCACCGACGCCGAGGTGCACGAGGTCAAGGACCACACCACCGCCACCTACGACCGCCAACTCCCCGAAACCCGCGCCCTCCTCGGCGACCGCCTCGACCTCTACCAGGTCCACTCGGTGACCCCCGACAGCCCCGCGCTCACCGACCGGGCGCTGCACGAACGGCTCGCCGCGCTCGCCGCCGACGGCGTCACCGTCGGCGTCTCCACCAGCGGACCCGCCCAGGCCGAGGCGATCCGCGCGGCACTCGCGGTCACCGTGGACGGCCGACGGCTCTTCGGCAGCGTCCAGGCCACGTACAACCTGCTGGAACCCTCCGCCGGCGCCGCGCTCGCCGAAGCGCACGACGCCGGGGTCACCGTCATCGTCAAGGAGGCGATGGCCAACGGCCGGCTGGCCGGACGCGACACCGACGACCCCGGCACGCGGCTGCTGCGCCGGATCGCCGCCGAGGCCGGGGCCACCTGCGACACCGTGGCCCTCGCGGCGGTCGCGGCCCGGCCGTGGGCGGACGTCGTGCTCTCCGGCGCCGCCACCGTTCCGCAACTGCGCAGCAACCTCGCGGCGGCCCAGGTGCGCCTGCGACCGGCCTGGCTGCAACAGCTCGCGGCGCTCGCCGAACCGGCCGAGGTCTACTGGCGGCACCGCTCCGGCCTGCCCTGGCGGTGA
- a CDS encoding alpha-ketoglutarate-dependent dioxygenase AlkB family protein, with protein sequence MTDELFPRPRAEIAPGAVHVPGWLGPDEQRRLLADCRAWARPPAGLRTVTMPNGGRMSVRSVCLGWHWYPYGYARTVVDGDGAPVKPFPAPLGDLARRAVTEAYGEPCAEPYDIALVNFYGEGAAMGMHRDADERSAAPVVSLSLGDACVFRFGNPGTRTRPWTDVELRSGDLFVFGGPSRLAYHGVPRTRPGTAPPALGLTGRLNITLRVSGLPG encoded by the coding sequence GTGACCGACGAGCTCTTCCCCCGGCCACGCGCCGAGATCGCCCCGGGCGCGGTGCACGTCCCCGGCTGGCTCGGTCCGGACGAGCAGCGGCGGTTGCTGGCGGACTGCCGCGCCTGGGCGAGGCCCCCGGCCGGGCTGCGTACCGTCACCATGCCGAACGGCGGCCGGATGTCGGTGCGTTCGGTCTGCCTGGGCTGGCACTGGTACCCCTACGGCTACGCCCGCACCGTGGTTGACGGCGACGGGGCGCCGGTCAAACCGTTCCCCGCACCCCTCGGCGACCTGGCCCGGCGCGCGGTGACCGAGGCGTACGGGGAACCGTGCGCCGAGCCGTACGACATCGCGCTGGTCAACTTCTACGGCGAGGGCGCGGCGATGGGGATGCACCGGGACGCCGACGAACGGTCCGCCGCCCCGGTGGTCTCCCTCAGCCTGGGCGACGCCTGCGTCTTCCGGTTCGGCAACCCCGGCACCCGTACCCGGCCGTGGACCGACGTCGAGCTGCGCAGCGGCGACCTGTTCGTCTTCGGCGGCCCCTCCCGCCTCGCCTACCACGGCGTCCCGCGCACCCGCCCGGGCACGGCCCCGCCCGCGCTGGGGCTGACCGGCCGGCTCAACATCACGCTGCGGGTCAGCGGCCTGCCGGGGTGA
- a CDS encoding selenium-binding protein SBP56-related protein has translation MTAAPHDHAGRPAPDPTLYRTPADAIAAPAETLAYVVGFDPAAQRPDALFTLDTDPSSPSYGRVLHRAELGTLGDELHHFGWNACSSALSHTGHHHPERRYLLLPGLRSSRIHVFDTAPDPVRPRPVKVVEAAELAAKAGYSRPHTLHCGPHGVYLSCLGGAGADGPGGVALLDHETFEVRRPWESERGPQHLAYDIWWHLTAGVAVTSEWGTPSMVENGVDPELLLARRYGHALHFWDLDTGRHLQRVDLGDRHQMVLELRPAHDPGHTWGFVGVVVDVEDLSASVWLWYRDGDRFAVRKVVTLPAEPADPALLPPVLRPFGAVPPLVTDINLSVDDRRLYVSAWGTGELIQYDVSDPHHPRRLGSVRLGGITGRHPHPSAPATGLTGGPQMVEVSRDGRRVYLTNSLYRAWDDQFYPDGIDPWLVKLDTDPDRGGLTVDPAFFPHGADFAGLRVHQTRLAGGDASSDSYCFR, from the coding sequence ATGACCGCCGCACCGCACGACCACGCCGGCCGGCCCGCCCCCGACCCCACCCTCTACCGCACCCCGGCCGACGCCATCGCCGCGCCCGCCGAGACGCTCGCCTACGTCGTCGGCTTCGACCCGGCGGCCCAACGGCCCGACGCGTTGTTCACACTGGACACCGACCCCAGCTCACCGTCCTACGGGCGCGTGCTCCACCGCGCCGAACTCGGCACCCTGGGCGACGAGTTGCACCACTTCGGCTGGAACGCCTGCTCCAGCGCGCTCTCCCACACCGGCCACCACCACCCCGAACGCCGCTACCTGCTCCTGCCCGGCCTGCGCTCCTCCCGGATCCACGTCTTCGACACCGCCCCCGACCCCGTCCGGCCGCGTCCGGTCAAGGTCGTGGAGGCGGCCGAACTGGCCGCGAAGGCCGGCTACTCCCGCCCGCACACCCTGCACTGCGGCCCGCACGGCGTCTACCTCTCCTGCCTGGGCGGCGCCGGTGCCGACGGACCCGGCGGGGTCGCCCTGCTCGACCACGAGACCTTCGAGGTGCGGCGCCCCTGGGAGAGCGAACGCGGCCCGCAGCACCTCGCCTACGACATCTGGTGGCACCTGACCGCCGGGGTGGCCGTCACCAGCGAGTGGGGCACCCCCTCCATGGTGGAGAACGGCGTCGACCCCGAACTCCTGCTCGCCCGCCGGTACGGCCACGCCCTGCACTTCTGGGACCTCGACACCGGCCGCCATCTGCAACGCGTCGACCTCGGCGACCGGCACCAGATGGTCCTGGAACTGCGCCCCGCCCACGACCCCGGCCACACCTGGGGGTTCGTCGGCGTCGTGGTCGACGTCGAGGACCTGTCCGCCTCGGTGTGGCTGTGGTACCGCGACGGCGACCGGTTCGCCGTCCGCAAGGTCGTCACCCTCCCCGCCGAACCCGCCGACCCCGCCCTCCTCCCGCCCGTGCTGCGCCCGTTCGGCGCCGTCCCGCCGCTCGTCACCGACATCAACCTCTCGGTGGACGACCGCCGGCTGTACGTCTCCGCGTGGGGCACCGGCGAACTCATCCAGTACGACGTCAGCGACCCGCACCACCCGCGCCGCCTCGGCTCGGTGCGCCTGGGCGGCATCACCGGACGCCACCCCCACCCCTCCGCGCCCGCCACCGGGCTCACCGGCGGACCGCAGATGGTCGAGGTGAGCCGGGACGGCCGCCGCGTCTACCTGACCAACTCCCTCTACCGTGCCTGGGACGACCAGTTCTACCCCGACGGCATCGACCCGTGGCTGGTCAAGCTGGACACCGACCCGGACCGCGGCGGCCTCACCGTGGACCCCGCGTTCTTCCCGCACGGCGCCGACTTCGCCGGGCTCCGCGTCCACCAGACCCGGCTCGCCGGCGGCGACGCCTCCTCGGACTCCTACTGCTTCCGGTGA